In the genome of Raphanus sativus cultivar WK10039 chromosome 9, ASM80110v3, whole genome shotgun sequence, the window ttttttcaagtttacagtttaaactatgtattatttaaaacgttttaatttttttatgatttttagaaacgttttttgatttttaaaaacgttttttgatttttaaaaacatttttgatttttaaaaacattttacgatttttaaaaatatttaacaacctttttcaatatttataaaaaaaattatatttttatatttatatatatatatatatatatatatatcattttttatgtaaaaatcattttaattaatttgatgtattaatttttttaggtCCGAGGAATCACCCCGCCCCGCAGCCCGTCGACGTAGTTCGGTGAGCTCTTCCCGTGCATCGGGATCGTCTCACGAACAAAACTCGTTTCCCGCATATATTCCCGCTCCACCTCCCGCTCCTGCTCAACAGAATCCGGGGGTCATGCCAGTTGAACTATTGGTTCAACAACCGGGTCGAGAGCATCTCCCGGTTCTCCATCCCACCCCACGACGAGGACATAGCACttggttagtattttttttatttgtagcattatgttttttttccatTAATTAACTTGCtaacttgtatttttttaaaggttcaccaagTCGAGTAATGGCATTAGCAGGAGCATCAACCAGATGATGTATTCCATGCTCCAAATTGGATATACGAAGTGGAGTGAGATCCCTCAAGAAGACCAAGAGTTGTGGTTTCGTCAATTTGCGGTACTAActcttcattttttaaaattatttacatttttttaatatatctacttattaaaattatgtgtgttttgtaGCAAGAGTTCAACTGGCACCCCGATCACACGGAAACAGTCCGTATTAGATTCAAAGCTAAGGCCATGGACTCTTATACAAAGCAGGTGAACGCGTGGAAGAAAGTTTGGCAGAAGAACAAGAGGCCACGGAACATCAACGGGAGGGTGTTCGAGCAGTTGATAGTTCATTGGCAGAAGGACGAAACTGCAGAGACGTCTTCTAGGAACTCTAAGAACCGGAAGAGCGATCGTGGCGGGAAAGGTATGTATGTGCACAACCTCGGGGCTTGCTCTATGTCTACTAAGGAAGATGaacttgtaagtttttttttattatttatctttatgtttatttatataaatattttttatattccttGGCTAATAATGGCGGTTTTTTAGATCGAAGCAAATGACGGTAATCCCGTTGATCGACTCCAACTCATTAAGGTGGCTCACACTAACAAGAAGACGGGTCAAATTCAGGACCTCTTGATCAAAGATGTCGTTGATTTGGTGGAAACTGAAATAGCATCTCAATCTCAGCCTCTCTCTGATGACGGCGATTCAGTGGGAGCTTCAACCACCTTGTCCCGATTGCAAATAAATGAGATGGTtgaaaaggtaattttttttatcaatatattcattttataatgTAGTTTactaacttaaaatattttgtaggcTGTTCCTAAAAGGAAAGGAGGCTTTTTAGTTGGATTGGCCCGCCGTGCTTCTTCGTATCCGGCATCTTCTTCGCAGGTTCCGTATGCCGATCCCATGATTCTCGAGGAGCTACATGACAAAGGTGAACGGATTGTGGCATTGGAGGAGCAGAACGCCACTATCCAAGCTGAGAATGCCACTATCCTTGCTGAGTTGGCATCCCAAAAGAAGACCAACGCCGAGATAATGGAGAAGCTAAACCGTTTATTTGCTTCGAGTTCTtagtttttttctgaattttaaaactttctgaatgttttttttaatatttcggtttgtatgaatttaaattctataatattattagttttcaatttcagatttattttaattaaatttataaaattgcaaaatttaattctataataaaaaatatttaaaaatgcaaaatataattatttattaaaaattggaaatacTGACGAACCATGTCCCTCGGAAAATACTGACGAATTGCGGtcctcggaaaataccgacgaaccaTGTCCCTCGGAAAATACTGACGAACAAGGTCGTCGGTATTTATCGAGGACAaggttcgtcggtattttccgacGAACCCAGTTCGTCAGTATTTTCCGAGGGACATGGTTCGTCGGTATTTCTCGACAAACCAACGTTCGTCAGTATTTTCCGAGGGACTTGGTTCGTCAGTATTTCCAATTTTCCGATGACCACTGTTGTCGGAGCTGTTATCGGAATGTGGTCAGAAGTTCGTCAGAATAAAGTTTCTCGGTATTCGTCAGAAATTCGTCGGTGTGGCTgacgaaattccgacgaaattcgaaattccgacgaaatgaTACCGACGGACAGTTTCGTCAGATATTCGTCAAAATATGTCTATTCCGACGATATTCTGACGAATTCGTCCGTCAGTATCCGCCTGCTTTCTTGTAGTGATCCGTTAATTTTTCCAAAGGTTCGAAATCagtgtttactgaccctgcccgtgctttggcctcacttgtACGGTATCACAAATCACtttccgataggtcacccataaTTTCACTATTCCGGCCAAAGCACACTTAACTTTAGatttctaaacggatgtgtgacagATAAGGTAAGTCGACTTTGGTGACATATGTAGCTAAATTAATCCTTTTAAGTCTTTCCATATAttacaactcgggatgttacaaaaatattaagCAATGTTTTGGTAGAAATTGGCTTGCATGAAATACTACTCATATGATTGACATAATTCCCGCACAGGTTTGCAAACCCTTAGTCGACGGAAAGCCTAAGCCTCCCAACCATCCCCGGAAGAGGGAAACAAGGAATTTCAAAAGATGTTAACCTCTACTCCTACCGGAAAGCTTCAAATGTGCCAACTGGGACACAAAGATCTTAAGAAGTCATACTTTTTCGGTTTGACTACAAAAATAATGTGAACCAGAGAAAAAACTAGGTGTGGTGAGAACCACATCTTAACGTCGTACTCCTAACCCTGAATGTTAGACTAAGGATCAGCCAACTATTATGATCCAAATTACCCAATAGTGGTTCTTAGATGGCCAATCCAAACAAGAACCACCGTTCGTGAACCAACCCTCAAATGATCATAGAAGTTTTGAGTAAAACTACTTCGCGCTAAAATCAAGAATCGGAACTAAAGGGCAAGTCATAGACGGCCCCACCATTAGCCTGAGACCAGCAGCGGCACACAAATACCACATCAGACACAACTACTACACAACAACCTTCATTATTACGACCGCGTGTCCGGAGCAACCTCTGAAGCCCAACTTGACTAGAGAAGAGAGAAGGTCTCACGCTACTCGACACTGAAAAATCTAAACCACACACGTCGCCGAAATACTCCCTACCAACCCGAAACCTGACACTAAGCCGCCAGATCTGAAGATAGGAGATACCCATGCACGCTCACACCGACGTAGAAGGAATAGATCTAGAAGGAGAAAACCTTGACCACTTCTCTATGTGGCTCTAAAATTCAATTTCTCGACAGCGTACAAGATCTGACTTCGTCACGATACAAAATCTCCGTCTAGAAACTCCCAAAATCCACCGAAAAACATAAGAGAACCAACTAAAAAGGTAGATATAAACTTCATATGCTTAACATCATCAACAATGAGAGCCACAAACATATCGAGAGAGGCAGATAAACCGGCGagtaagaaagagaaagaaaaaggatATCGGAACAAGTCTTCGAATGCGGAGAACTACCGGAATAACCGGATGAcagataaataatttttttggagAATTTAAGTGAGAAATAGAAACATAGagaaatttttttcttagaGGTCTTATTGGCTAAGACTCCACTAAAAATTCTCAACCATTTTCTGTTAATATTTTAGTACAAGTTTgtttacaattaaaattttcttttcctttttatgaCTAAACAAATGA includes:
- the LOC108824753 gene encoding uncharacterized protein LOC108824753; the encoded protein is MSEESPRPAARRRSSVSSSRASGSSHEQNSFPAYIPAPPPAPAQQNPGVMPVELLVQQPGREHLPVLHPTPRRGHSTWFTKSSNGISRSINQMMYSMLQIGYTKWSEIPQEDQELWFRQFAQEFNWHPDHTETVRIRFKAKAMDSYTKQVNAWKKVWQKNKRPRNINGRVFEQLIVHWQKDETAETSSRNSKNRKSDRGGKGMYVHNLGACSMSTKEDELIEANDGNPVDRLQLIKVAHTNKKTGQIQDLLIKDVVDLVETEIASQSQPLSDDGDSVGASTTLSRLQINEMVEKAVPKRKGGFLVGLARRASSYPASSSQVPYADPMILEELHDKGERIVALEEQNATIQAENATILAELASQKKTNAEIMEKLNRLFASSS